In Dehalococcoidia bacterium, the genomic window TAAAGCTGGAATACGTGCTTTTCGTGAATCTGTTTTGTTTTTGCCCAATATTTACACTGGATAATTGCGACATCTTTACCTCGCTCGCATATCAAATCTCGCCCTAAGTCTTCAAAACCAGCAACTATTCCCTTATAAGTAACCGTATACCCTTTTTGTTCGTAGATGTAGCCAACGTATCGTTCGTAATCACGCCCAATTTCCCAGTTTGTTTTTTTCCTTTTCCAATACCTATCAAGCGCAATTTGATATTTTTCAGGATTGGAGAGATTGCTATATTCCGCTTGTGTAAGCCAAATTTTAGCGGCATCATCGTTTTCTTCCAGAACGCCGAGTGTGTCTTTTGGAACCATGGTTTGTTCTATGAGCTCATCGATACCTTCAGCTGAGAAATCAATCAACCATGGAAAAAGACTTTCATAATATTCCAGTTTGTATTTTAGGATACGGCTTATTTTTTCGGATTGCCGACGTTGAGCCGCTAATTCACGAACAGTTTCAGCCGCTTTAGGCGCTGGAAAGGCTTTATTTACGAGTCTATTTGCCGCCTGTTTATCTAATAAATTGAAATAGTCAGCATAAGCTGATGCAAGCCAAGGAAACCCTTGAGATTTTTCTTTGGCTATTTTTTCAAGGTTTAATCTTTGTTCTTCATCTAGTTTTTCAAGACTGGTTATATGGTTTTCCTTGATTTTTTCTAGACGGGTGCTATGAGTTTCCCTCAGCTTTTCTAGACGTGTTCCCTGTTCTTGGTAAAGAGTATCCAGACGAGCTTTTTGTTCCATGAGACGTGAGCCGAGTAAAATCCTTTGCTTTTCTTCCTCTTGTTTGAAAGACTCTAATTTCTGGGTTAAGTCTGAGGTTTCTCTTTTTATCTTTTCCTTCAATTGCGAACATGTTTTTACACCAAATTCGGAGATGATATTGTTGTAAGCGTTCGCCTTTGAATAGGCTTCGACGGTGGCGCTGATAAAACCGAGGAGAAGTGCAATACCAACGAAGATGAGAAATATTTCCATGACCGTCTCCTTCTTCAACATCCCGAGACTAGTCGTGTTTGTTTGGGATTTTATCCCTTGCGTTATCGGGTGTCAATGGGTTGGTCGGTTCATAAGTTCAGATTTCTAACCTTTTCTCTTGGGGATAGCCACTGTCGGGGAGTATAATAGTATCGGCAAAAAGGGAGAGTATAACATGAGGAAAACTGATTGGCCTAAGTGTCAGATGTGTGGTGAATCGGTTACAACAGAAGATGGAATGTTGACAATAGCTAGAGATGACATTGATAGGTTCCGAAATGCCGTCGCTGCACACGGCTTAAAATACGCAGTTGAACTTGAGATTCCCCCCGACCCAAAGAAAATTCATTGGAGTGATTTCCCCAAGAACGCCCCATGGCACTGGGGCCATCGTAACTGCTTGACCGAGGGTTTTTACTCCATCCCTTATGGTAGATTTGACACCATCGAGAAAGTCCTGTCATGGACTTTGCATTTGATGGAAAATCATGATTGGCTAGATGACACTAATTGGACTGTGGCTGTTCGGGCGCACTTCAAAGTAGCACACGCTTAAAGGGGGGTTCCCAAATGTTCAAACGAAAAAAGACTATCCCAATCGCAATCATCTCTCTTCTTTTTATTCTCATACTATTGGGTGTCACTGGTTGCGCATCTGCATCCACTCCACCACCCACCACACCCGCACCCCTTGGTTCGGTATTAGAGAAGGGGATGCAGTGGTTAAACTCTTACTCCAAAGACGGATACACAAGTGTAAGATTGTTTGGAATTCTTCAGAATATCGGTGGTGATGGAGTTTGTAGCATAGTTGCGGAAATTATTCCAGATGTAGACGACAAAGGCTCTCCAATTGGATTCGTGAGTGGGTCGCTCACACAAAGTGTTCAGGTTTATCTTAAAACAGGTGAAGAAAGAACTATAAATTTTGACTTTTTTGTTAAAGGGGCATGGCACTACCGAGTAGCACCTCCACCACCGACCTGATTTTCAAGTAGTCCCTACAACTTCATCTTCCCAGCCTTCTTGTTCAAGCGGTGGCTGGGATAGGTAGGTCAGCGCTGAGGTTGAAATTAGCCTGAACTAAAATCTCAGTCCTGCGACTGCCCCACCACGAAGGCCACGGCGTACTCGCGCGAGTGCGACAGGCTGATGTCCAGACCTTTGATGCCGAGCTTTGCGGCTTTCTCTTTGGCCTGTCCGTAGAGCGTTACCAGCGGCTTGCCGTCCGGGGCGGAGAGGATTTCAATATCCCTGGGGCTGATGCCCGGCGCGTCCAGTGCCTTGATGACAGCCTCTTTGCCCGCAAAGCGCGCCGCCAGCGAGGGCAGTTTGTCCTTATAGCAGTCCATCTCTTTTTGCGTATAGATACGCTCGAGGAAGGCCTGCCCGAAACGCCGCACAGACTCTTCAATGCGGTTTATCTCGATGATATCCACGCCGACGTGCTGCACAGCCCTGATTCTAATCCTATGCCTTGAGTTTTTCCACCCGCACGGCACATACCTTGTATTCCGGCGTCTTGGCAACGAGGTCGATGGCCGGATTGGTAAGCGCGTTGGTGGGAGTCTCCCGGAAGTGGAAGGTCATGAAGACCGAGCCCTGCGGCGTAACGTCGGTAATCTTGGCTCTGGCCGTGACCCGGCCGCGGCGCGAACTGACGGCGACCATATCGCCATCGTTGATACCCAGTTTCTGAGAGTCGGCGGGATTTATCTGCACCTTTTCTTCGCTCATAAAAGCGTTAAGGCCTTTGACCCGTCGCGTCATGGTGCCGGTGTGCCAATGGAAGAGGCTGCGGCCGGTGTTCAGCAGCAGCGGATACTCGTCATCCGGCATCTCGAAGGGCGGCTTGTAATCTAGGGGCATGAACTTGCCTCTGCCGCGGGTGAACTTGTGGGTATGCAGCACGGGCGTGCCCGGATGTTCGGACGTGGGGCAGGGCCACTGCAGGCTGCCGCAGGCTTCCAGACGCTCGTAAGTAATGCCGCCGTAGCTCGGCGTGAGCCGATTAATCTCGTCCAAAATTTCCTGCGGGTTCTTAAAATCGAAGCCGGAAGCGCCCATTCTGCGAGCAATCTGGCAGGTAATCAACCAGTCCGGCCGGCTGCCGACTGCCGGCTCGACGGCCTGGCGCACCATCTGCACGCGCCGTTCGGTATTGGTGAAGGTCCCGTCCTTCTCGGCAAAGCTGGCGCCTGGCAGCACCACGTGGGCCAGCGCCGTGGTCTCCGTCGGGAAGATGTCCTGCACCACCAGGAATTCCAGGTTGGACAGGGCTTTCTTGATATGCCCGATATCGGCGTCGCTGAGCATGGGATTTTCGCCCACCAGGTAAATCGCCTTGATTTTGCCCTCGCAGGCGGCGTCGAAGATCTCCGTCAGCGTGAGGCCGGGCTTGAGCGAAGGGACTTTGCCCCAGGCTTGAGCGAATTTCTCCTGCGCTGCCTGGTCGGCTACAGACTGATAGCCGGAGTAGACCGCCGGCAGAGCGCCCATGTCGCAGGCGCCCTGCACGTTGTTCTGCCCTCGCAGGGGATTGACGCCCGCCCCCGGTTTGCCGAGGTTGCCGGTGAGCATGGCCAGATTGCCCACTGCCATAACGTTGTCCGTGCCGTGGCCGAACTCGGTGATGCCCATGGCATACATGATGGAGGCCGGGCTGTTCTGAGCGTACATGCGGGCGGCAGCCAGGATATCTTGAGCGCTCACCCCGGTGATGCGGCTGACGCTTCCCAGATCATACTGGGACAGCGACTCCTTTAGAGCGTCGAAGTTCTCGCAGCGTTCGGCAACAAAAGCAGCGTCCTGCCAGCCGTTATCCAGTATGGCGCGGCACATGCCCATGAGGAGAGGAACGTTGGTGCCGGAGCGCGGCCTGAGCCACAGGTCGGCGTGCTGCACCAGCCCGATGCGGCGCGGATTGATGACGATTAATTTTGCACCGCGCCTGGCCGCCTGCTTTATCTCGAAGCCGATGACCGGATGCGTTTCGGTGGTATTGGCGCCAATGGACAGAATGCAGGCGGAATCCGCGAGGTCGCCGATGGAGTTGGTCATGGCTCCTGAGCCGAACTGGGTGGCCAGACCGGCCACCGTGGGGGCATGTCACAGGCGGGCGCAGTGGTCTATGTTGTTGGTCCCCAGCACCGCCCGCGCCAGCTTTTGCGTTACATATACATCTTCGTTGGTGCACTTGGCCGAGGCGATTACCGCCACCTCATCTGGGGAGTAGGACTTGAGCCTGCCGGCCACCAGTTCGAGGGCTTCATCCCAACCCATAGGAACGAATTCGCCGTCTTTCCTGACCAGGGGTGTACTCAGCCTGTCGGGATGATGCACGAATTCGGGGATGCCGAAGCGCCCCTTGATGCACAGCTTGCCCTGATTGGCTTTGCCCTCGTGGTTGCCGCGCGCGGAGACGACCCGGCCGTCGCGCACGCCGAGATACATGGAACAGCCCACCCCGCAGTAGGGGCAGGTGGTCAATATCTCAGAGGAAGGCACAATGTCATTCTTGGGAACGAGCGCGCCCACCGGGCAGCGCACCACGCACTCCCCGCAGGAGCGGCAGCTGGACCCCATAAAAGGCTGGTCGCCGAACAGGCTGACGCGCGTGTCGTCGCCGCGGCTCACCATCTCAATGGCGTTGACGCAGGTAATCTCGTCGCAGGTGCGCGTGCAGCGGGCGCACAGGATGCAGTAATTGCGGTCCAGTTTGAAGAAGGGGTTGGACTCGTCCACCGCCTTCTCGCCGGAGGTGCGGCGCAGCGTGCGCTCGGTGACGCCCATGTAGGCGGCCACCTTTTGCAGCTCGCAGCGCTGGTTCTTGACGCAGGTGAGGCAGTCGGTGGGATGGTTGGCCAGCAGCAGCTGCAGCGTGTCGCGGCGCACCTGGTCCAGCTCCGCGCCGAAGGTCTTGACCGCCATACCCTCGGCGGCCACGGTGGTGCAGGCCGTGGGCAGCCCTCGCATCCCCTGTATCTCCACCAGGCACATGCGGCAGCCGCCGTACGGCTTGAGGTCGGGATCATAGCACAAATTGGGGATGTAGATGCCGGCCTCCAGAGCCGCCTCGAGCACGTTTGAACCCGGCCTAGCTTTAACGGCCTTGCCATCTATGGTCAGATTAATATTTTCCAGCATAAAACTCTACTCCCGCGGCTCGAGGTCGCAGTGCAGGCAGCGCAGGGCTTCTTCCATAGCCTGCCCGCGGCTGTACCCCGCCTCTATGGGGGCGAACCCTTTAAGCCGCCGGCTTACCGGCACGCTATCGGGGCGCACTCTGTGTTTATCGGTGGGTTCACTCACCGGCCCGGGACCGGCTTCGGGCTCGATCAGGCTTTCGCTTATATCGCCGCTTCCGCCGAGCAGCGCGTCGATGGACTGGGCGGCCTGGCGCCCGTCGGCGATTGACTCGATGATGGAGGATGGCCCGCGCACGGCGTCGCCTCCGGCAAAAACGCCGCTTAGAGGGGTGGCCAGGCTGTACTGATCGGACTGGATGGTATTCTGCTTGCTCAAGGGCAGCCCCAGGTTCTCCTCGGTATCCATACGCTGTCCGACGGCGCCGATGACAGTATCGAATTCCATGTCGAAGGTCTCGCCTTCAACCGGGAGCGGGCGGCGACGGCCACTCGAATCTACCGGCCCCAGCCGCATGCGCTGGCATTTCAGTATAGCCGCGCCGTTTTTATCCTCAATGGCGAGCGGCGCGGTGAGTTCCACAACGCTCACGCCCTCTTCCAAAGCGGCTTCCACCTCTTCCGAACTGGCCGGCATCTCGGCGCGGGTGCGGCGGTAAACCAGAGTGGCTTCTTTGGCTCCCAGCCGGAGGGCCGTGCGGGCGACATCGACGGCCGTATTACCGCCGCCGACCACGGCTACCCGGCGGCCTAATTTCATCTTCTTCCCCGCATTGACCGCTTTAAGGAAAGCAATGCTATCCAGATAGTGCGGGCTGTCCTCTCCCGGGATGCCCAGCTGCATCCTCCCGTGTAATCCGATGGCCGCAAAGACCGCCTGGTACCCTTCGGCCAGCAGGCTCTCAGCAGAACTGACGCGCGAGTTGGTCTTGAGCTCGACGCCCAGGTCGAGAATCTGCTGGATTTCGTTCTTTAATACATCTTTCGGCAGGCGGTAAGCCGGAATGGTCTGACGCATCATGCCGCCCGCTTCGGCGGCTGATTCGTAAATGGTCACCGAGTGCCCCAGCCTGGCCAAGTAATAGGCACAGGTGAGCCCGGCCGGCCCGGCGCCGATGATTGCCACGCGCTTCCCGGTCGGCGGCCTGGTTTGTGCTTTCTGTTTCCAGGCTTCACCGCCGTGGTCCACAGAATAGTGCTTGAGTTCGCGGATGGCGATAGGTTCATCCACCTGGCCGCGCCGGCATTTGACCTGGCAGGGATGGAAGCACACCAGCCCGCACACCGAAGGGAAGGGAATTTTTTCGCGGATTACCGTCAGCGCTTCGGACGGTTTATCCTGTCCTATCAGGCGCACGTAGCGCGGCACGTCTATTCCCGCCGGGCAGGCGCTGTTGCAGGGCGCGCTGGCCAGTTCGGTACAGACGGCGGCGGCGCAGTGCTTGCGGCGGATGTGCTCTTCGTATTCCTCCCGGAAGTATCCGATAGTGGTAAGAACAGAGTTGGGTGCCCCCTGTCCCAGGCCGCACAGTGAAGCGGCTTTGACGGACTTGCCCAGGCGCAGCAGCAGGTCTATGTCGCCCGGCTTTGCCTTGCCGGATGTAATATCGGTCAACATCGCGAGCATCTGGCTTGTACCGGCGCGGCAGGGAACACACTTACCGCAGGACTCCGACTGAATGAACGAAAGGAAGTATCTGGCCGTATCCACCATGCAGTTGTCTTCGTCCAGCACTATCATGCCGCCCGAACCCATGATGGAACCGGCCTGCATCAAAGCTTCATAGTCCACGGGCAGGCCCAGCTTGCTGGCCGGTAGGCAGCCCCCGGAAGGCCCGCCGGTCTGCACCGCCTTGAAACGCTTGCCGTCCGTGATGCCGCCGCCGATGCCGAAGATAATATCCTCGAGCTTCATGCCCATGGGCACTTCTATCAGCCCCGTACGGTTAATCTTGCCTGCCAGTGAAAAGGTCTTGGTGCCCTTGCTCTTTTCGGTGCCGTACCCGGCAAACCAATCAGCCCCCTTCTCCAGGATGGCCGAGACGTTACCCCAGGTTTCTACATTATTGATGTTGGTCGGTTTGCCCCACAGCCCGGCGTCGGCCGGGAAGGGCGGGCGCGTACGCGGCATGCCGCGCTTGCCCTCGATGGAAGCCATCATAGCGGTCTCTTCACCGCAGACAAAAGCCCCGGCCCCCTCCATGATTTCCAGATCGAAACAAAGTGCGGAGCCAAGTATATTTTTGCCCAGCAGACCATTTTCCCGCATGCAGGCAATAGCTACCTCGAGGCGTTTGATGGCCAGGGGATATTCGGCGCGTATATATATGATGCCGTGAGCCGCCCCGATGGCATGAGCCCCGATAAGCATTCCCTCCAGGACTGTGTGCGGGTCGCTTTCCAGGAGCGAGCGGTCCATAAAAGCGCCCGGGTCGCCTTCATCGGCGTTGCAGATGAGATATTTGGGGCTGCCTGTTGAGCGCCGGCAGAGTTTCCACTTAATCCCGGTGGAGAAGCCCGCCCCACCGCGCCCCCTGAGCCCTGATTTTTCAATCTCGGCGATGACCTCATCCGGCGACATCTTTAAAGCCCGTTCGAGGCCCAGATATCCGCCG contains:
- the acpS gene encoding holo-[acyl-carrier-protein] synthase → MQHVGVDIIEINRIEESVRRFGQAFLERIYTQKEMDCYKDKLPSLAARFAGKEAVIKALDAPGISPRDIEILSAPDGKPLVTLYGQAKEKAAKLGIKGLDISLSHSREYAVAFVVGQSQD
- a CDS encoding formate dehydrogenase subunit alpha; its protein translation is MLENINLTIDGKAVKARPGSNVLEAALEAGIYIPNLCYDPDLKPYGGCRMCLVEIQGMRGLPTACTTVAAEGMAVKTFGAELDQVRRDTLQLLLANHPTDCLTCVKNQRCELQKVAAYMGVTERTLRRTSGEKAVDESNPFFKLDRNYCILCARCTRTCDEITCVNAIEMVSRGDDTRVSLFGDQPFMGSSCRSCGECVVRCPVGALVPKNDIVPSSEILTTCPYCGVGCSMYLGVRDGRVVSARGNHEGKANQGKLCIKGRFGIPEFVHHPDRLSTPLVRKDGEFVPMGWDEALELVAGRLKSYSPDEVAVIASAKCTNEDVYVTQKLARAVLGTNNIDHCARLUHAPTVAGLATQFGSGAMTNSIGDLADSACILSIGANTTETHPVIGFEIKQAARRGAKLIVINPRRIGLVQHADLWLRPRSGTNVPLLMGMCRAILDNGWQDAAFVAERCENFDALKESLSQYDLGSVSRITGVSAQDILAAARMYAQNSPASIMYAMGITEFGHGTDNVMAVGNLAMLTGNLGKPGAGVNPLRGQNNVQGACDMGALPAVYSGYQSVADQAAQEKFAQAWGKVPSLKPGLTLTEIFDAACEGKIKAIYLVGENPMLSDADIGHIKKALSNLEFLVVQDIFPTETTALAHVVLPGASFAEKDGTFTNTERRVQMVRQAVEPAVGSRPDWLITCQIARRMGASGFDFKNPQEILDEINRLTPSYGGITYERLEACGSLQWPCPTSEHPGTPVLHTHKFTRGRGKFMPLDYKPPFEMPDDEYPLLLNTGRSLFHWHTGTMTRRVKGLNAFMSEEKVQINPADSQKLGINDGDMVAVSSRRGRVTARAKITDVTPQGSVFMTFHFRETPTNALTNPAIDLVAKTPEYKVCAVRVEKLKA
- a CDS encoding FAD-dependent oxidoreductase, producing MNLAELRQQAQTEWAAVTTPQKPQIFIGQATCGEAAGASEVAQAIHSAIERLNIDAQIHQVGCLGLCYIEPLVDIIKPGRERITYHSMTPEKAAQLLEDYLLNDNPRPDLALGVWGESRYGIPSLWETPMLKPQVRIALRNAGVTDPENIRHYIARGGYLGLERALKMSPDEVIAEIEKSGLRGRGGAGFSTGIKWKLCRRSTGSPKYLICNADEGDPGAFMDRSLLESDPHTVLEGMLIGAHAIGAAHGIIYIRAEYPLAIKRLEVAIACMRENGLLGKNILGSALCFDLEIMEGAGAFVCGEETAMMASIEGKRGMPRTRPPFPADAGLWGKPTNINNVETWGNVSAILEKGADWFAGYGTEKSKGTKTFSLAGKINRTGLIEVPMGMKLEDIIFGIGGGITDGKRFKAVQTGGPSGGCLPASKLGLPVDYEALMQAGSIMGSGGMIVLDEDNCMVDTARYFLSFIQSESCGKCVPCRAGTSQMLAMLTDITSGKAKPGDIDLLLRLGKSVKAASLCGLGQGAPNSVLTTIGYFREEYEEHIRRKHCAAAVCTELASAPCNSACPAGIDVPRYVRLIGQDKPSEALTVIREKIPFPSVCGLVCFHPCQVKCRRGQVDEPIAIRELKHYSVDHGGEAWKQKAQTRPPTGKRVAIIGAGPAGLTCAYYLARLGHSVTIYESAAEAGGMMRQTIPAYRLPKDVLKNEIQQILDLGVELKTNSRVSSAESLLAEGYQAVFAAIGLHGRMQLGIPGEDSPHYLDSIAFLKAVNAGKKMKLGRRVAVVGGGNTAVDVARTALRLGAKEATLVYRRTRAEMPASSEEVEAALEEGVSVVELTAPLAIEDKNGAAILKCQRMRLGPVDSSGRRRPLPVEGETFDMEFDTVIGAVGQRMDTEENLGLPLSKQNTIQSDQYSLATPLSGVFAGGDAVRGPSSIIESIADGRQAAQSIDALLGGSGDISESLIEPEAGPGPVSEPTDKHRVRPDSVPVSRRLKGFAPIEAGYSRGQAMEEALRCLHCDLEPRE